The Oceanococcus sp. HetDA_MAG_MS8 DNA segment TCGGGCGACATACGCTCCACAAAGTCTTTGAAGTCGCCTTCACGCTGAAAGTGCCCGGCATTCACATCATCGCGCAGCTCGCCCATGATGATGTCCCACTCACTTTGTACCGGTGAGACATCCAAACGATCCAAGGCGTCGAAATCAGTGGTGTAGAAGTGCGGGCTCAGCAGAGTGTCCTGCTGGGCGCTTTGGGTGGTTTCGTTGCGGGCTTGGTTGCCCATGTGCGCTTCACTCATAGATATCTCCGGGGGCTGAAGCTCACTTCAAAGAGCTCCAGTGTTTCTAATTGGCTGCGAATGCGGGTCCAAAGCCGCGTCCACCAGCGGGCGCGCGTCACCGTAGCTTCGCGGGAAAAGGTCTGCCGCTGCCCAAAGGGTACGGACTGCGGCGGGGCATGAACTAGCACTTCGTCGCCGGGCTCGACGGTGTAGCCCTGCAGCTCTACATGAGCTTCGAGGTATTCACAGGAATGCTCGATTTCCACCGTGCAGGGCACACGAATACGTTCGCGTTTCCAGAGTAGAGCCCCGATCATAGCTGTGCCGCCTGGGTTGGGGCTTCTAAGTAGCGTGCAAAGCTTTGGGCATTGGTGGGGCCAAAGGCTTGCAGCAAGATCTGCCGCTGGGTCAGCGGGTCGTAAAGCACCAGCGCTCCGTCGCGGTGCTGAATGAGCTCAAAAGGGTGCGGCAAAGCCATGTTGTGGGCCTTGCGCTCACGCATCAGGCCACGAATCATGCTGCGCACAAAACCGTCGGCGCCTGGCTCCAGAGTGCTCTGCGACAGCCACACGCCTTGGAGGTCACGCACGCGCACTTCCACTGCACCATCGTGCCTGTCGGCAAAGTACAGCTCGCGTTTGGTGTGAGTTTGGGCAGTGCTGGCAGGCTCTTGCACAGCATCGTTGTAGCTGAACACGAGCAGCAAGACCACACCGAGTAGGGCTCCTGCCGCCCAGAGCACCCATTGTGGAAAACGTGCGGCTTTGCTCATGCGCGCATGCTGACCGCGGTGGAGCCTGGCTGCGCCATGGATGCAGGGGTCCACTGGCTGGCCGGAGCCGCCACATCTGCATGCAACTTGGCACGCAGGGCAGTGCTCAACAGTTCGGCTACACGCTGGGGGTCATTAAGACCACGCAGCATGGGCTGGACCTTGCGCCAATGCCAGGGCCGCACATGGGGCCAGAGCACCAAGCGGCTGACGGCAGCCTCTGGTACCAATTGCATGGGGATATCGCCACTGCCATCGGCATGTATTTTCAGGCCGGCTGATTGCACCTGGGCAAAGGGAATATTGACCGTTGTTGGCAGCGCAATCCCAGAGCGAATCACCAACCTGGAGGTGGTCAAGGTATAGACGGTCATGCGGGCATAGCCATAGGCTAACGCGGCCAACAGACCGAGCCCCAGCAGAGCGGGCACCAAAATACCCAGGCTGTTTTGGATGGACGCCGACCAAGTAAGCCCCTCCCGTAGGCCGCTACTGACGCCGAAGACTCCCAAGACCACGAAATACAAGGCGACCTTGTTGATTTGAAAAGCGCGCCGCGCGGTAGGCCACCACTGGGGGCGGCCCTGCCAAAGAATGACTTCGCCACGCGGTGGCTCTTCCGGTAGGCCCGGAATGGGTTCTACGGCGTATTCGTCATGACTCACAACAATGGCTCCAGACGGTCTTGGGTGGCGTAGAGCGTGCCGGCACCGTAATACGCCATGATTTTGTCCTCTTCCAAGCGAGTGGCTTGGTCGGGGTCTTTGAGGCGAGGAATACCAGCGAACTGTTCGGCTTTGAGAGCGTCTATCTGCACCCGTTGTGGGTTTTTGCGCAGGTTCACGAAGTTCATCGGAATGAGGACGTGGGTACCGTCACTGGCCAGGGCCATCTCTAAAAAGATGATGCGTGGCTCAGCCTTATCGACCCAGAAATCGACAACCTCCCCGGCAGCTTCGCCGTCCAGACCCCAGACAGGCATGCCGCGGGGGTCTGGGTCGTTCTCGTCCACATGAAACTCGGTGGCCAAGCGGGTTGGCGCCATGCGTACGCTACCGTCCCACATCAGATCGGGCTCATCATCCCGCTGGGCATAACTGCCTGGGCCGACGCCAGCACTGAGAGGGTCACCGACTGGATCCAGAGGAGCCCCAGGAAAGTTATAGGCCTTGCGTGCTTGTAGCTCTGGAGCTGGCTTTTCTGGGCGTGGGGCCTGCAGCGTACTGCCATCGGCCAAGATCCAGGTTTTGGGGTCAGGAAGGTCCGGAAAGCCCACGCTACGGTTGCGGGGGCCCAGGGGCGGATCGCATTCCAAGGGGTACCCCTCGCGCTTGTTCTCACGGTGGAGGTAGAAGATCAAACCGGCGAAGAAAACCCAAAAGACGTACAGCACCATTTGGGCGACATCGATATTGCTTGTGATGGCTCCAGTCATGACCTGGACCTCCTTTGATAACTAACTGGGGAACTCGGCCAAACCGAATTCCGAAGAGCGCGCATTTGTGGGCCCATGCGCAGGCCGGACCAGCGGGCCTAAAGCGACCAGCGTGATGAACAACAAACCAATTTCCAGGTGATAGACCAAGCTATAACCAGCGAGCGGGCTTTCTAATGCCGTGCCAAACAGACCTTGGTTGACAAGGTGATTGGTGGCATCGCGCAGCCCGCCTCCCAAAGCCAGGCCTAGACCTGCCGCTGTGGCTTGAGCGGCGCCCCAGGCGCCTAGGCTCAGGCCGCTGTCGCTGCCTTCGCCATCACTGAACTCCATGGCTTTGCACAGCATGCCAACGGCAAATAGGCCGCCGCCGAAGCCAATCAGGGCTGTGCCCACGCGGAATAGTTCGGTGGTATTTAATGGCGCTGCAAAAATCACGGCAGCAAAGGCGACGATGCCGCACAGGCTGCCTAATGCTGCGAGACGCATGGGGTCTGCCCCACGAGCGAGGCGGCGTGCTGCCCAGGCCAGGGCCAGCAATGTTCCACCCGCCAATAGCGCGGTTAGTACGGTGGTCGCACTGACGCTCAGGCCCAGAATTTCCCCGCCATAAGGCTCCAGCAGCACATCCTGCATGCTGAAGGCAGCCGTCCCCAGCATCACGGCCAGCAAGTAGCGGCTGGCACCAGGCTGGGCGATAAACTGCCGCCAAATCTGTCTGAATCTTGGGCGTGGCTGGTCGCTGCGGGTGCGCGCGGGGTCACGCACTTCTTGCTTCCACAAGGCGACGCCGTTGAGCAGCATGGTGAGCGCCGCTGCTCCCTGCACCACTCGGATGAGGCGAATTTGACTGAAATCAGCCAATAGAGCCCCAAATAGCAAGGCGCTAACTCCCATGCCGACCAACAGCATCACATAGAGCAAAGCGACCACCCGCGGCCGGCTCTGGACCGGCGCTAAGTCGGTAGCCAGCGCTAAGCCCGCAGTTTGGGTGGTGTGCAGGCCAATACCGGTGAGTAGAAAAGCCAGCGCGGCAGCGGCGGGCCCTAGCCAAGCGGGGCCATTAGAGTCGCCGGAGAGAATGATTAAGGCAAAGGGCATGATGGCCAGGCCACCGAACTGCAGCAGGCTGCCAAACCAGATGTAGGGAACCCGACGCCAGCCCAAAGCCGAGCGGTGGGTGTCCGAGCGAAAGCCGATGAGGGCACGGGCCGGCGCGAATAACAAGGGCAGGGAGACCATCAAAGCCACTAGCCAAGCGGGTACACCCAGTTCCAGGATCATGACCCGATTCAGCGTTCCGCTGAGCAAGACCACAGCCATACCCACGCTGACTTGGAATAGGGCTAAGCGTAAGAGGCGTGGCAGTGGTAGCTCTTCGCTGGCAGCGTCGGCAAAGGGCAGCATCCGCGGGCTGATCTGCATCCAGCTCCGGGCCCACTTTTGCTGCAAGGTCTTCATGCGTGGACCAGCTCCAAGGCTTCGGAGATGTAGAAGCTGCTGTGCACACGCAGGCTGTCACGGGCGATCCAATTGGCGAGTTCAGGCTGCTCGGCCAAGGTCTTGCGCAAGGCCTGTGGTGTGACGGGCTCGATCATTGGTGCTCGGTTGGCACGCGGGAACAAGCGCCCCACCGCGTGCATGATGGAGAGCAAGACGGTGCGTGGGGCAAAGGTGAATTGCAGGCCAATGTCGGCCCGCTGCGCCAGTTGGGCCACCATGCGCGCCATATCCAAGCGTTGGTAATGAATGAGCGAATCCATTGCAACGACGTAATGAAACTGACCCCATTGCGGATCCAGCATGTCGCCCGCGGCGTAGTCGATGCGTCCGGCCAAACCCTTGGGCGTACGTTCCTCGGCCAGCTGGACCAAAGTGGGCGACAGGTCGATGGCCACCACATGGGCACCGCGTTGTGCGGCTTCGATGGCCAGCATGCCGGTGCCGCAGCCTGCATCCAGTAGGCGTTGGCCCTGCATGTCCTGTGGCAGATTACTGAGCAGGTGGTTGCGCATTTGGTCCCGGCCAGCGCGGACTGTGGCGCGGATTCCGCTCACGGGAGCGTCACTGGTGAGCTTAGCCCAGGCATCGGCGGCCGTGCGGTCGAAGTAATCTTCGAGTAGGCCGCGTCGCTGCAAATAGGCCGAGGGTGCTGAAGGAGGCGCTGCACTCATCAGTCAAACCCCAGCAGGTCGAAGATTTCACGGTCCTTGAGCGACTCGGGAACCAGCGGATCTGTGCCATCCCAGAGTGCTTGTGCCATGCGCAAGTACTCGTTTTGGACGGCCTCCAAGGCCGGGTTCGGCTCCATTTCGAACAGGGTGGACTTCTTCAGCCGCGAGCGGCGGATATCGTCCAGGTCGGGGAAATGGGCCAGCGTTTGCATGCCCACCCGCTCATTAAAGCGTTGAATTTGGTCGGTGCCCGCACTACGGTTGGCAATGACGCCACCCAGGCGCACCTTGTAGTTCTTGGCCTTGGCCTGAATGGCCGCGACGATGCGGTTCATCGCAAAGATGGAATCAAAATCGTTGGCCGACACAATCAAAGCCCGATCAGCATGCTGCAATGGAGCGGCAAAGCCGCCACAGACCACATCTCCAAGGACGTCGAAAATCACCACATCGGTGTCTTCTAGTAAATGGTGTTGTTTGAGCAACTTGACCGTTTGGCCAACCACATAGCCCCCGCAGCCAGTACCGGCTGGAGGTCCGCCAGCTTCCACGCACATCACCCCGTTGTACCCCTCATAAACGAAGTCTTCGGGTTGTAGCTCTTCGGGGTGGAAGTCGACCGACTCTAAAGTGTCGATGACCGTAGGAACCAGAGTTTTGGTCAGCGTAAAGGTGGAGTCATGTTTGGGGTCGCAGCCAATCTGGAGCACCCGTTTGCCCAACTTGGTGAAGGCCACAGAGAGGTTGCTGGAGGTGGTGCTTTTGCCAATGCCCCCTTTGCCGTACACCGCAAACACTTTGGCTTGGCCGATGGTGTCATCTCCATCGAGTTGCACCTGGACGCTGCCTTCACCATCCGGTGGGGCATGTTTACGGGGACGTTGAATGGAGCTGATCGGGACGGTGGTGGTCATCATGCGGTGTGTACCTCGAGTCCTATTCCTTCGACCCGGTCTTCCAATTCGGCGCCGGCTTCGCGTAATGCGGCTAGCGTCTCCTCGTCGGGCTGCCAGTAGGCGCGTTCGTGAGCTTCAATAAGGCGGTTGGCCAGTTTGGCCGAGGCCGTCGGATTCAATTGGGCCAGGCGTTCACGCATGGCCGTATCCAAAACAAAGGTTTGGGTGAGTTGTTTGTAGACCCAGGGCTGGACTTGGCCGGTGGTCGCCGACCAACCCATGGTGTTGGTGATGTGCTCTTCGATATGTCGCACCCCTTCATAGCCATGCTCCAATAGGCCTTCATGCCATTTGGGGTTAAGCATGCGGGTGCGGGTTTCCAGGGCGACCTGTTCGGACAGGCTGCGTACGGTCCCGCTGGAGCTGGTCTGATCGCCGATATATACCGGCACTTCTTGCCCGGTGGCCCGCTGTACCGAGCGGCTAATTCCACCGAGCGTGTCGAAGTAGTGATTGATGGTGGTGACTCCCAGCTCCACGGATTCCAGGTTTTGGTAGGTCAGCTCTACCTGGGCCAGCGTGGCCTGGAGTAGCTCGGGCTGCTTGCACACTTTGCCGCGGCGGCCGTAAGCAAAACACTTGCGCTGGCTGTAGGTTTCAGCCAACTCGTCCTCGCTGCCCCAGGCGCTAGAGTCCAGTAGCTGATTGACGTTGGCGCCGTAGCTGCCGTCGGCGTTTGAGAATACGCGCAGAGCCGCTGTTTCAAGGTCACAGTCATGGTCTTGCTGATAGGCCAGGGCATGGGCGCGTATGGCGTTATCTA contains these protein-coding regions:
- a CDS encoding PH domain-containing protein; this encodes MSHDEYAVEPIPGLPEEPPRGEVILWQGRPQWWPTARRAFQINKVALYFVVLGVFGVSSGLREGLTWSASIQNSLGILVPALLGLGLLAALAYGYARMTVYTLTTSRLVIRSGIALPTTVNIPFAQVQSAGLKIHADGSGDIPMQLVPEAAVSRLVLWPHVRPWHWRKVQPMLRGLNDPQRVAELLSTALRAKLHADVAAPASQWTPASMAQPGSTAVSMRA
- the puhA gene encoding photosynthetic reaction center subunit H — translated: MTGAITSNIDVAQMVLYVFWVFFAGLIFYLHRENKREGYPLECDPPLGPRNRSVGFPDLPDPKTWILADGSTLQAPRPEKPAPELQARKAYNFPGAPLDPVGDPLSAGVGPGSYAQRDDEPDLMWDGSVRMAPTRLATEFHVDENDPDPRGMPVWGLDGEAAGEVVDFWVDKAEPRIIFLEMALASDGTHVLIPMNFVNLRKNPQRVQIDALKAEQFAGIPRLKDPDQATRLEEDKIMAYYGAGTLYATQDRLEPLL
- a CDS encoding MFS transporter, which translates into the protein MKTLQQKWARSWMQISPRMLPFADAASEELPLPRLLRLALFQVSVGMAVVLLSGTLNRVMILELGVPAWLVALMVSLPLLFAPARALIGFRSDTHRSALGWRRVPYIWFGSLLQFGGLAIMPFALIILSGDSNGPAWLGPAAAALAFLLTGIGLHTTQTAGLALATDLAPVQSRPRVVALLYVMLLVGMGVSALLFGALLADFSQIRLIRVVQGAAALTMLLNGVALWKQEVRDPARTRSDQPRPRFRQIWRQFIAQPGASRYLLAVMLGTAAFSMQDVLLEPYGGEILGLSVSATTVLTALLAGGTLLALAWAARRLARGADPMRLAALGSLCGIVAFAAVIFAAPLNTTELFRVGTALIGFGGGLFAVGMLCKAMEFSDGEGSDSGLSLGAWGAAQATAAGLGLALGGGLRDATNHLVNQGLFGTALESPLAGYSLVYHLEIGLLFITLVALGPLVRPAHGPTNARSSEFGLAEFPS
- the bchM gene encoding magnesium protoporphyrin IX methyltransferase; this translates as MSAAPPSAPSAYLQRRGLLEDYFDRTAADAWAKLTSDAPVSGIRATVRAGRDQMRNHLLSNLPQDMQGQRLLDAGCGTGMLAIEAAQRGAHVVAIDLSPTLVQLAEERTPKGLAGRIDYAAGDMLDPQWGQFHYVVAMDSLIHYQRLDMARMVAQLAQRADIGLQFTFAPRTVLLSIMHAVGRLFPRANRAPMIEPVTPQALRKTLAEQPELANWIARDSLRVHSSFYISEALELVHA
- the bchL gene encoding ferredoxin:protochlorophyllide reductase (ATP-dependent) iron-sulfur ATP-binding protein, with the protein product MMTTTVPISSIQRPRKHAPPDGEGSVQVQLDGDDTIGQAKVFAVYGKGGIGKSTTSSNLSVAFTKLGKRVLQIGCDPKHDSTFTLTKTLVPTVIDTLESVDFHPEELQPEDFVYEGYNGVMCVEAGGPPAGTGCGGYVVGQTVKLLKQHHLLEDTDVVIFDVLGDVVCGGFAAPLQHADRALIVSANDFDSIFAMNRIVAAIQAKAKNYKVRLGGVIANRSAGTDQIQRFNERVGMQTLAHFPDLDDIRRSRLKKSTLFEMEPNPALEAVQNEYLRMAQALWDGTDPLVPESLKDREIFDLLGFD